A part of Clarias gariepinus isolate MV-2021 ecotype Netherlands chromosome 14, CGAR_prim_01v2, whole genome shotgun sequence genomic DNA contains:
- the kcnk1a gene encoding potassium channel subfamily K member 1a translates to MIECLCGNWCWRLIEANKSTWYFLLLLLAYVLYLIFGAVVFSLVELPYEDLLRQELSDAKQQFLRDNECLSEEKLEAFLARALEASNYGVSVLNNNATNWNWDFTSALFFASTVLSTTGYGHTVPLSDEGKAFCIFYSVIGIPFTLLFLTAVVQRVMLFSTRRPVAFIQHRWGLSKSLVSSVHAFVLAAVLISCFFLIPAVIFSVMEENWNFLESFYFCFISLSTIGLGDYVPGEGYNQKFRQLYKVAITFYLLLGLIAMLVVLETLCELQQFKKLRKVFYLKKERSEDQLTIMEHDHLSFTSMSDQGASVRDYKTDLSPDISPIATSDTPVVR, encoded by the exons ATGATCGAGTGTCTTTGTGGGAACTGGTGCTGGCGTCTCATTGAAGCCAACAAATCGACGTGGTATTTTCTGCTTTTGCTCCTCGCCTATgtgttatatttaattttcGGAGCTGTCGTTTTCTCTCTGGTGGAACTGCCGTATGAGGACCTGCTTCGACAAGAGCTTAGCGACGCGAAACAGCAGTTTCTACGAGACAATGAGTGCTTATCCGAGGAGAAACTGGAGGCATTCCTGGCCCGAGCGCTGGAGGCGAGTAATTACGGTGTATCCGTGTTAAATAACAACGCGACCAACTGGAACTGGGATTTTACCTCAGCGCTGTTTTTCGCAAGCACAGTGCTCTCCACGACAG GGTATGGCCACACAGTGCCCTTGTCGGATGAGGGAAAAGCCTTTTGCATCTTCTACTCTGTGATTGGTATCCCATTTACCCTACTGTTCCTGACCGCAGTGGTGCAGCGGGTCATGCTGTTCAGCACTCGACGCCCTGTGGCCTTCATACAGCACCGCTGGGGTCTGTCTAAGTCTCTGGTTTCAAGCGTGCATGCGTTTGTTTTAGCTGCCGTCTTGATCTCCTGCTTTTTTCTCATCCCTGCTGTAATCTTCTCTGTAATGGAGGAAAACTGGAACTTCCTGGAGTCGTTCTACTTCTGCTTCATCTCACTCAGCACTATTGGTCTGGGAGACTATGTGCCAGGAGAGGGCTACAACCAGAAGTTCAGGCAGCTCTATAAAGTGGCCATTACTT tCTATCTCTTACTGGGCCTAATTGCCATGCTGGTGGTTTTGGAGACATTGTGTGAGCTTCAACAATTTAAGAAACTAAGGAAGGTATTCTATCTCAAGAAAGAGAGATCAGAAGACCAGCTTACAATCATGGAACATGATCATCTCTCTTTTACATCTATGTCTGATCAAGGAGCCTCAGTCAGAGACTATAAGACAGATCTTTCCCCTGACATATCCCCCATAGCAACCAGTGACACCCCTGTTGTTAGGTAA